In Candidatus Vicinibacter proximus, the following are encoded in one genomic region:
- a CDS encoding prohibitin family protein, whose product MILIIIGLLGLGVQFFLNQDNQHPSIRKLSKIFRIAALVLIVVGVFSSCFIQINAGQIGVKSLFGKVQNDILYPGLHIVNPLLEIHEMDVRTQNYTMSGVTDEGNVKGDDAIRALTRDGLEIVIDVTVLYKVLPTSAPKIYNEIGKDYQDKVIRPLARSRIRDFSVGYEAIELYSSKRDEFQMKIFKTVEEDFLARGLILEQLLIRNIGLPNSVKASIEEKIRAEQESQKMQFVLMKEKQEAERKRVEAQGIADYQRIINTGLTDKQLEYELIKAYKELSLSQNAKVIVLNGKNTPLMLNGN is encoded by the coding sequence ATGATACTTATAATTATTGGCCTTTTGGGGTTGGGAGTTCAGTTTTTTCTCAATCAGGATAATCAACATCCATCGATTAGAAAATTATCGAAGATATTCCGAATTGCTGCCTTGGTTTTGATCGTGGTCGGGGTTTTTAGTTCATGTTTTATTCAGATTAATGCAGGTCAAATAGGGGTTAAGTCATTGTTTGGTAAAGTGCAGAATGATATATTATATCCAGGACTTCACATTGTAAATCCTTTATTGGAAATTCATGAAATGGACGTGCGTACGCAAAACTACACAATGTCGGGGGTAACGGATGAAGGTAATGTTAAAGGGGATGATGCTATAAGAGCACTGACTAGGGATGGACTTGAAATAGTGATCGATGTGACCGTGCTTTATAAAGTTTTGCCAACCTCGGCGCCAAAAATTTATAATGAAATTGGTAAAGATTACCAAGATAAGGTTATTAGACCACTTGCCAGATCTCGAATTAGAGATTTTTCAGTGGGATATGAAGCTATAGAACTTTACTCAAGTAAAAGAGATGAGTTTCAAATGAAAATTTTCAAAACAGTCGAAGAAGACTTTTTAGCAAGAGGATTGATACTTGAGCAGCTCCTGATTCGGAACATTGGATTGCCAAATAGTGTAAAAGCTTCAATTGAAGAAAAGATAAGAGCAGAGCAAGAATCACAGAAGATGCAGTTTGTTTTAATGAAAGAAAAACAAGAAGCAGAACGAAAAAGGGTGGAAGCTCAAGGCATTGCTGATTACCAAAGAATTATTAATACAGGATTGACCGATAAACAACTCGAATATGAATTAATAAAGGCATATAAAGAACTTAGTTTGTCACAAAATGCTAAGGTCATTGTACTTAATGGCAAAAATACCCCGTTAATGCTTAATGGAAATTAA
- a CDS encoding gliding motility-associated C-terminal domain-containing protein yields MNKDQINITGKKFIRIAITLFIFFAIQQFSFSTHLVGGQLSYKCLGNGYYEIRLVVRRDCLNGADTVFFDNPAVIGAFYGNGQKAFRVGIDGVFEMDYVKNDTLREKVDNFCVGKNQEVCVHEAIYTKKIYLPFDERGYILAYQRCCRNTSLTNVVEPLETGTTYAIKFSAIDLLSCNSNPQFGNFPPIYVCVNKPFVFDHSATDLDGDSLVYMLCKPNLGKTRLTPAGRPDSPPFDSVVFKSPYSLDDLMNGGSGGVPLKIDSKTGLLTANPNTLGQFLVGVCVLEYRDGKLLSYATRDFELNIVPCGISPIASFIRNSSICDGLNQKFTSASKDANFYEWFFDFNNNRNLKSSDQDPSFKYAKSGTYEVVLVVRNGECTDTARQTIVIIEPGLIPDFNVTVDCSADLTLIVKDSSRSNYTISNYYWSLSGNGNNLTSNLKDPVFKLSNDGRITIELTITDVNGCTSMLSKTLEISSIDIELIGNEKDICKGDSVRLVKNPNPRFIYTWSPTTGLDLTIPSNPLAKPQTTTKYRVTITDGNCIVEKEILINVRDLVNLKIQGDSTTCDGDISLTASSDSTSYFEWSFNRNFNPIEFTGSNFKTKIVGNKIVFVRAGSKDQCQVILAVQLLDRSLELKYPKQLVLCAEDTTSFKIEQVNASDIVTINWEPNPIIINSANPLMPIIYVSKPGIYVLKFKATNQFNCMLSDSILVQAVAPPDADFKIESECGSLKVTVTTSGNRIVNWDFGDGIGKANTPIAMYTYSKSGNYKITLTVDSVCTRSLTKEFTFVEINVNLKDTVLACYGDVVELNPGGNNEFIYNWIPVDGLDDPKSSNPKAKLTRTTTYYVEITDPKFPGCSKKDTLTVFVPERIDLEVSKDTLLCEPARIILNARSKNPLVKIIWCDQAGKEIGSGNSITVEPKITQFYQIKAEDEYGCKILDTIHVEVVLLKAELRGPSVICLGDSAMITVVGEGLSKYSYDWTPKEGIIGSSSESKITVNPKVNTSYTVKIIDSSGCNWILTHTINVNDPSNKVFANADPIMIVPGYKSQLTTVDMAGYKYKWSPDDGSLNNSEIFNPIAMPFKTTTYVVTVTDEAGCTATASVTIMVKSCADAVFIPNAFSPNGDSKNDFFLPRSQFITKMNMVIYNRWGQKLFETSEQNPGWDGTFKGERLGPDVFGYLLKFQCFENLEYTKKGNVSIIK; encoded by the coding sequence ATGAACAAGGATCAAATTAATATAACTGGTAAAAAATTCATTAGGATAGCCATAACGTTATTTATCTTTTTTGCAATTCAACAATTCTCCTTTTCAACACATTTGGTAGGTGGACAGCTAAGTTATAAATGCCTTGGAAATGGCTATTATGAAATAAGGTTGGTGGTAAGGCGTGATTGTTTGAACGGAGCCGATACCGTTTTTTTTGATAATCCAGCTGTTATAGGGGCGTTTTATGGCAATGGACAAAAAGCATTTAGGGTAGGGATTGATGGGGTGTTTGAAATGGATTATGTTAAAAATGATACATTGAGAGAGAAAGTGGATAATTTTTGTGTTGGGAAGAACCAGGAAGTTTGCGTGCACGAAGCTATTTATACTAAAAAGATTTACTTGCCTTTTGATGAGAGGGGATATATCCTAGCTTATCAGAGATGTTGCCGCAATACATCTCTTACAAATGTAGTTGAGCCACTTGAAACAGGAACTACTTATGCAATAAAGTTTAGTGCCATTGATTTGTTAAGTTGTAATTCAAATCCTCAGTTTGGAAATTTTCCACCAATTTATGTTTGTGTTAATAAGCCTTTTGTATTTGACCATAGTGCCACCGACTTGGATGGAGATTCATTAGTATACATGTTGTGTAAACCAAATCTTGGCAAAACTCGACTTACACCAGCCGGCAGACCTGATTCTCCTCCCTTTGATAGTGTTGTTTTTAAATCTCCATATTCATTGGATGATTTAATGAATGGTGGATCCGGAGGTGTTCCATTAAAAATTGACTCTAAGACAGGACTACTAACTGCGAATCCCAATACTCTTGGCCAATTTCTTGTTGGAGTGTGTGTGCTTGAATATAGGGATGGCAAATTATTATCTTATGCAACTCGCGATTTTGAATTAAATATTGTGCCCTGTGGTATTTCTCCTATCGCCTCCTTTATAAGGAATAGTTCAATTTGTGATGGTTTGAATCAGAAATTTACCAGTGCCAGCAAAGATGCTAACTTTTATGAATGGTTTTTTGATTTTAACAACAATAGGAATTTAAAGTCAAGTGATCAAGATCCAAGTTTTAAATATGCAAAATCAGGTACGTATGAAGTTGTTCTTGTTGTTCGCAATGGCGAATGTACCGATACTGCCAGACAAACAATTGTAATTATAGAACCGGGATTAATTCCTGATTTTAACGTCACAGTTGATTGTTCAGCAGATTTGACGTTAATCGTAAAGGACTCTTCTCGTTCAAATTATACAATTTCCAATTATTATTGGAGCCTATCTGGAAACGGAAATAATTTAACTTCTAATTTGAAAGATCCTGTCTTTAAGCTTTCTAACGATGGGCGCATTACAATTGAATTGACAATAACAGATGTGAATGGATGTACTTCAATGTTATCCAAAACTTTAGAGATTAGCAGCATTGACATTGAGCTTATTGGAAATGAAAAAGATATTTGCAAGGGAGATTCAGTTAGATTGGTGAAAAATCCTAATCCAAGATTTATTTATACCTGGAGCCCAACCACAGGACTTGATTTAACCATTCCTTCCAATCCTTTAGCCAAGCCGCAAACAACTACAAAGTATCGTGTTACCATAACTGATGGCAATTGTATTGTTGAAAAGGAGATATTGATTAATGTGAGGGATCTTGTGAATTTGAAAATACAGGGAGACTCCACAACTTGTGATGGCGATATTTCCTTGACAGCAAGTTCTGATTCTACCTCTTATTTTGAGTGGTCTTTTAATAGAAATTTTAATCCGATTGAATTTACGGGCTCCAATTTTAAAACAAAAATTGTTGGAAACAAGATCGTATTTGTTAGGGCTGGATCAAAAGATCAATGTCAAGTGATTTTAGCTGTTCAATTATTAGATCGTAGTCTAGAATTAAAGTATCCAAAACAGTTGGTGCTTTGTGCAGAAGACACTACAAGTTTTAAAATTGAGCAGGTTAATGCTTCTGATATTGTTACAATTAATTGGGAACCAAATCCTATAATTATTAATTCTGCAAATCCATTAATGCCGATTATTTATGTTTCCAAACCTGGAATTTATGTTTTAAAATTTAAAGCAACTAATCAATTTAATTGTATGTTGTCTGATTCAATATTGGTTCAGGCAGTTGCACCACCTGATGCGGATTTCAAAATTGAATCCGAGTGCGGTTCGTTAAAAGTTACTGTGACCACTTCTGGGAATAGAATCGTGAATTGGGACTTCGGTGATGGAATAGGGAAGGCGAATACACCCATAGCAATGTACACATATAGTAAGTCTGGGAATTATAAAATCACATTGACAGTGGATAGTGTTTGCACAAGAAGTCTTACAAAAGAGTTTACATTCGTTGAAATTAATGTTAATTTAAAGGACACAGTATTGGCTTGTTATGGTGATGTGGTTGAATTAAATCCTGGAGGAAATAATGAATTTATATACAATTGGATCCCAGTTGATGGATTGGATGATCCGAAATCGTCAAATCCAAAAGCAAAACTTACCAGAACTACAACATACTATGTCGAAATTACAGATCCGAAATTTCCAGGTTGTTCAAAGAAAGATACATTAACAGTTTTTGTACCAGAGAGAATAGATTTGGAAGTAAGCAAGGATACTTTGTTGTGTGAACCTGCAAGGATTATTTTAAATGCTAGGTCAAAGAATCCTTTAGTCAAGATAATATGGTGTGATCAGGCTGGAAAGGAGATTGGGAGTGGAAATAGCATTACTGTTGAACCGAAAATAACTCAATTTTACCAGATTAAAGCTGAAGATGAATATGGCTGTAAAATCTTGGATACCATTCATGTTGAAGTCGTATTGCTTAAGGCAGAATTACGCGGGCCTTCGGTTATATGTTTGGGTGATTCTGCAATGATTACTGTTGTTGGTGAAGGACTTTCTAAATATTCCTATGATTGGACTCCAAAAGAAGGAATAATTGGTAGTTCATCCGAATCAAAGATTACCGTAAATCCCAAAGTTAATACAAGCTATACTGTAAAAATTATTGATTCTTCAGGATGTAATTGGATATTAACACATACCATAAACGTCAATGATCCATCAAATAAAGTTTTTGCGAATGCAGATCCTATAATGATTGTGCCAGGTTATAAATCCCAATTGACCACAGTAGATATGGCCGGTTACAAATACAAATGGAGTCCTGATGATGGGTCTTTAAATAATAGTGAAATTTTTAATCCAATTGCAATGCCTTTTAAAACTACAACGTATGTAGTAACGGTAACAGATGAAGCTGGATGTACTGCTACCGCTTCCGTGACCATAATGGTCAAATCCTGTGCAGATGCTGTATTTATACCAAATGCATTTAGTCCAAATGGAGACTCAAAAAATGATTTTTTCCTTCCCAGGTCACAATTTATAACCAAAATGAATATGGTGATATATAATCGCTGGGGGCAAAAGTTGTTCGAAACTTCTGAGCAAAATCCTGGCTGGGATGGCACATTTAAGGGAGAAAGATTGGGGCCTGATGTTTTTGGTTATTTATTAAAGTTCCAGTGTTTCGAAAATTTGGAATATACTAAAAAGGGAAACGTGTCAATTATAAAGTAA
- a CDS encoding PorP/SprF family type IX secretion system membrane protein has protein sequence MKKLKILVVLVLIFSFQINIMLAQDIHHSQFYTSPLNTNPALTGVFNGDWRAAGNYRSQWFVDNLVNYLTFTGSYDIRLYPKKWTTKGLWSAGFLVNYDRAGDSKLSLGYIGISASYAYPINKNNIFSIGGLIGGAQRRFQQDQLTWDEQWNGTNFDPNLSPQENFDRTSNGFLDLSAGINYRWQKNTRTKIDAGLGLFHLNQPEQQFFSQTESVNLPIRFNLSLTPSVKLLERLDVLFHAQFQKQQNYQETVFGGYGKFYLSLKRGREFALLLGLSARSEDAIIPKLAFQYNNWYGGISYDVNTSPFDLATRGRGGPEFSLIYTYVKSRPLSQLKACPIF, from the coding sequence GTGAAAAAACTCAAAATTCTGGTAGTTTTAGTGTTGATATTTAGTTTCCAGATTAATATTATGCTGGCACAGGATATTCACCACTCACAATTTTATACATCACCCCTAAATACTAATCCCGCATTAACTGGAGTTTTTAATGGGGATTGGAGAGCAGCAGGAAATTATCGGAGTCAATGGTTTGTGGACAACCTAGTGAATTATTTGACATTTACCGGGAGTTATGATATTAGACTTTATCCCAAAAAATGGACTACTAAAGGGCTATGGTCTGCAGGGTTCCTGGTTAATTATGACAGGGCAGGGGATTCAAAGCTAAGTTTAGGCTATATTGGAATAAGTGCATCTTATGCATACCCTATTAACAAAAACAACATATTCTCCATTGGAGGATTAATTGGTGGTGCTCAAAGAAGGTTTCAACAAGATCAATTAACCTGGGATGAACAGTGGAATGGGACAAACTTTGATCCAAACTTATCTCCACAGGAAAATTTTGATAGGACGTCTAATGGATTTTTAGATTTATCAGCCGGGATAAATTACAGGTGGCAAAAAAATACAAGGACTAAAATTGATGCAGGTCTTGGGTTATTTCATCTTAACCAACCTGAGCAACAATTCTTTAGTCAAACGGAAAGTGTAAATTTACCTATTCGATTTAATTTAAGTTTAACTCCGTCTGTCAAATTACTTGAACGATTGGATGTATTGTTTCATGCTCAATTTCAAAAACAGCAAAATTATCAAGAGACTGTTTTTGGAGGGTATGGAAAGTTTTATTTGTCTTTGAAACGAGGAAGGGAGTTTGCTTTGCTTTTAGGATTGTCTGCCAGAAGTGAAGATGCTATTATCCCAAAGCTTGCCTTCCAATATAATAATTGGTATGGTGGAATTAGCTATGATGTGAATACTTCTCCATTTGATTTAGCAACACGTGGAAGGGGCGGGCCTGAGTTTTCTTTGATTTATACTTATGTAAAATCAAGACCTCTGAGTCAACTGAAAGCTTGTCCAATTTTCTAA
- a CDS encoding gliding motility-associated C-terminal domain-containing protein, with the protein MKMKHKYWLQFISVLFFLCLSEHGNASHIVGGEMTYRCLGGNRYEVRLTLRRDCFNGSPEAEFDDPANIGIFDGNGVILRDLGKFGVIQMPFRKDDTLNEILKTECEVVGGDVCVHTTTYIGNVTLPYRNGGYQLVYQRCCRNKTITNIVDPELVGATYTVIITEDALRYCNVSPTFGEWPAVYICGDRPILFNHSAKDIEGDSLVYSLCIPYSGADTANSKPSTPKKPPYTPVTYKAPYGLFNLLGGFPELTIDRNTGLLKGQPNLIGQYLVGVCISEYRNGRLLSQLRRDFQYNVRICTTNPVSNFDADNKVLCTEDRKVNFTSKSVNAKDYTWFFDYPSPLYTSKDSITSFTYLGPGKYRVALIAKRAKDCIDTSYQDILVYDSTQFDARFDLSFGSCDDSINILIKDRSFDSLLNIKNYSWEVEIGSKTYNSSQMDPKFTFVDTGQAHIRLRIESAGGCVDSLSKDFYLNRLKPEFIGDVVPICIGESTALISNPDSRFKYTWSPPLGLSCDDCPNPIAKPDSTITYFVTVTDGQCEESDTITVKVAKLLDIDIQGDTIICQDLINLKANGGVESTVEWSDKNDFSNILKNGDFDFSTVVTGRSTFYVRAKSGANCPGSDSISVRNEKIITDVPNQSYKFCEQDTFELTLNNSRPEHQLIYVWTPNTYVVSGQGTNKIKGYVPACEDQRFVINVENQFRCRAMDTIDVDIRCKPRVNFKVDKNCDNTLVSFINESDQGQYTWEFGDNSTSSDINPVHNYKDTGSYIVTLRVKGECNNEITKFINVGFIKVNLNDTILSCNGDSVHINPDPDLNYNYHWTPSDNLNNPNSPNPLAKVNSTKTYTVRVTDPNVADCYIERNVTVFVPPLINLRVNHDTVLCYSDTILLQAYTDGGISAKVEWLNEVGQFIGDGYKLVRSFSDSQYIRAYATDLYGCTDVDSFKVIPVKTLYEIIGKKNLCPGADGFVEFIPKSNHTYKYSWSPSRFIVSGEQSDRILVKPSDTTIFYVDFENEYGCRYQDSFQVNISKFDPPLDAYADDDTIYLGQSTVLHVNGDFSGYRWVNPQGLSCIECTDPIATPEVSTLYKVTAINDDGCPGEAEVRVIVIRPNCDETDVFISNIFSPNGDNNNDEFRIRSNFLDQVELYVYDRWGEKIFETKDKNLWWDGTYKGGELPPDVYGYYFKVVCVDGQTYFKKGNVTLIR; encoded by the coding sequence ATGAAGATGAAACATAAGTATTGGTTGCAATTTATATCCGTTCTGTTTTTCTTATGCCTTTCAGAACATGGCAATGCAAGTCATATTGTTGGCGGAGAGATGACTTACAGGTGTTTAGGAGGGAATAGGTATGAAGTAAGATTGACTTTAAGACGAGATTGCTTTAATGGAAGTCCAGAGGCGGAATTTGATGATCCTGCAAATATTGGAATTTTTGATGGTAACGGAGTTATACTGCGGGATTTGGGTAAATTTGGTGTAATCCAAATGCCTTTCAGGAAAGACGATACCTTGAATGAGATTTTGAAAACTGAATGTGAAGTTGTTGGAGGAGATGTATGTGTGCACACGACTACTTACATTGGCAATGTAACCCTCCCTTACAGAAATGGGGGGTATCAATTAGTATACCAGAGATGTTGCAGAAACAAGACAATTACCAATATAGTCGATCCTGAATTAGTTGGAGCAACTTATACTGTTATTATCACAGAAGATGCATTAAGATACTGCAATGTGAGTCCAACATTTGGTGAATGGCCAGCGGTATATATTTGTGGAGACCGACCAATTTTATTTAACCATTCAGCCAAAGACATTGAAGGGGATTCTCTGGTTTATTCATTATGTATACCTTATTCAGGAGCGGATACTGCAAATTCAAAACCATCTACCCCCAAAAAACCACCATATACTCCGGTGACTTACAAAGCCCCGTATGGACTTTTTAATCTTCTTGGTGGATTTCCTGAACTTACAATTGATAGAAATACTGGTTTGCTAAAAGGACAACCAAATCTCATTGGTCAGTATTTGGTTGGTGTTTGTATAAGCGAATACCGGAATGGTCGTCTTCTTTCTCAACTAAGAAGAGATTTTCAATACAATGTACGAATATGTACCACTAACCCTGTATCTAATTTTGATGCAGATAACAAAGTTTTGTGCACGGAAGACAGAAAAGTTAATTTTACCAGTAAGAGCGTAAATGCTAAGGATTATACCTGGTTTTTTGATTACCCTTCACCTTTATACACTTCCAAAGACTCCATTACAAGTTTTACTTATTTAGGGCCTGGTAAATATCGTGTTGCATTAATTGCAAAACGTGCGAAAGATTGTATTGATACCAGTTATCAGGATATTTTAGTCTATGATTCTACTCAGTTTGATGCAAGATTTGATTTGAGTTTTGGCTCATGTGATGATTCTATTAATATTCTTATTAAGGATAGATCGTTTGATTCTTTATTAAATATTAAAAATTATTCGTGGGAAGTTGAGATTGGTTCTAAAACTTATAATTCTTCACAAATGGATCCCAAATTCACATTTGTAGATACGGGTCAGGCTCACATCAGACTCCGAATAGAATCAGCCGGTGGTTGCGTAGATTCTTTATCCAAAGATTTTTATTTAAACCGGTTAAAGCCAGAGTTTATTGGTGATGTTGTACCAATTTGCATCGGTGAATCCACTGCATTAATTTCCAATCCGGATTCGCGATTTAAGTATACTTGGTCACCGCCACTTGGGCTAAGTTGTGATGACTGCCCAAATCCAATAGCCAAGCCTGATAGCACAATAACTTATTTTGTAACAGTCACGGATGGCCAATGTGAGGAATCAGATACGATCACAGTTAAAGTGGCAAAACTGCTCGATATCGATATTCAAGGAGACACAATTATTTGTCAGGATTTAATTAATTTGAAAGCTAATGGAGGGGTTGAATCGACTGTCGAATGGTCAGACAAAAATGATTTTTCGAATATCTTAAAGAATGGTGACTTTGATTTTTCTACCGTTGTAACTGGGAGATCTACTTTCTATGTTAGAGCCAAGTCTGGTGCCAATTGCCCAGGCTCTGATAGTATATCAGTTCGAAATGAAAAGATAATAACCGATGTACCTAATCAATCCTATAAATTTTGTGAGCAAGATACTTTCGAATTGACACTTAATAATTCCAGGCCTGAACATCAATTAATTTATGTGTGGACACCAAATACATATGTGGTTTCCGGTCAAGGAACTAATAAAATTAAAGGGTACGTTCCCGCATGCGAAGATCAAAGATTTGTGATAAATGTAGAAAATCAATTTAGATGCAGGGCGATGGATACAATCGATGTAGACATCAGGTGTAAGCCAAGAGTGAACTTTAAAGTAGATAAAAATTGTGATAATACTTTGGTGAGTTTTATTAATGAAAGTGATCAGGGACAGTATACATGGGAGTTTGGGGATAATAGTACCAGTTCAGATATTAATCCTGTACATAATTATAAAGACACAGGTAGTTACATTGTTACACTCAGAGTTAAGGGAGAATGTAACAATGAAATTACAAAATTTATAAATGTTGGTTTCATCAAAGTAAATCTCAACGATACAATTTTAAGTTGCAATGGGGATTCAGTTCACATAAACCCTGACCCTGACCTAAATTATAATTACCATTGGACACCTTCAGATAATCTGAATAATCCAAATAGTCCGAATCCATTAGCCAAGGTAAATTCTACAAAAACATATACGGTAAGAGTTACAGATCCCAATGTGGCCGATTGTTATATAGAAAGGAATGTTACGGTTTTTGTGCCACCGCTTATTAATTTGCGGGTGAACCATGATACTGTATTGTGCTATAGTGATACCATACTACTACAGGCCTATACAGATGGAGGTATTTCTGCAAAGGTTGAATGGCTAAATGAGGTAGGTCAATTTATTGGCGACGGTTACAAGCTTGTAAGAAGTTTTTCAGACTCTCAGTATATTCGTGCATACGCAACCGATCTTTACGGTTGTACGGATGTTGATTCCTTTAAAGTAATACCTGTAAAAACTTTGTATGAAATTATTGGTAAGAAAAATTTGTGTCCTGGTGCAGATGGCTTTGTTGAATTTATTCCAAAGAGTAACCACACATATAAATACAGTTGGAGCCCTTCAAGATTCATCGTTTCTGGAGAGCAAAGTGATCGTATTTTAGTTAAGCCTTCCGATACTACAATTTTTTATGTTGATTTTGAAAATGAGTATGGTTGCAGATATCAGGATAGTTTTCAAGTCAACATCAGTAAATTCGATCCGCCCTTAGATGCTTATGCAGATGACGATACCATATATCTTGGGCAATCCACTGTACTGCATGTCAATGGCGATTTTTCAGGGTATCGTTGGGTGAACCCGCAAGGGTTGAGTTGTATAGAATGCACTGACCCTATAGCTACACCTGAAGTATCCACTCTTTACAAGGTCACTGCAATAAATGATGATGGTTGTCCTGGAGAAGCTGAGGTAAGGGTAATTGTGATTCGACCAAATTGTGATGAGACGGATGTGTTTATTTCAAATATTTTTTCACCAAATGGGGATAATAATAATGATGAATTTAGAATCAGGAGTAACTTCCTTGATCAAGTTGAATTATATGTATATGATCGTTGGGGTGAAAAAATCTTTGAAACCAAAGACAAGAATTTGTGGTGGGACGGAACTTATAAAGGTGGGGAACTGCCTCCTGATGTATATGGATACTATTTTAAAGTAGTATGTGTTGATGGTCAAACTTATTTTAAAAAGGGAAATGTTACACTAATCAGGTAG